One part of the Dehalococcoidia bacterium genome encodes these proteins:
- a CDS encoding S41 family peptidase yields MRRPRSLLCLTLAVLLLAGVACTSARIPPAPAATSTPAGEPVGTLDFTVFENAYNLLLNRAVERPAPNTLLNAAWRGLLDEGGKQGLQTAKAAAPALHGDRTADLAAIEDAFGKLKVTRGHTLDTAKINYAAASAMAESLDDSHTTFLSPDQFATQNRREAGNLGTTTGIRIERVTERPPLVLEVAPGSAADRAGLQAGDSVLAIDGSKIGSFTPREASRALDGPDGSTLTLDVRRPGRADRRITITRQTISLDLVRSKQLPGNVGYIRIREFPTQVPIQLQVKQALGDFDDAQTGGVIVDLRGNPGGSLGDLQEVLSLFVSQSPLSYLVNPGGSRTMPIPRANERFTFDQKLVVLVDGGSASSSELFASAVQQYHDGLIVGAKSCGCLMAAQFFPLADQKAGMEVAVQGVLSPVSKQSLEKVGITPDRAVDSDARALADGRDPQLEAALEALGVEAGVARTANKTLAQADQ; encoded by the coding sequence GTGAGGCGCCCTCGCTCGCTGCTCTGCCTCACGCTGGCGGTGCTGCTGCTGGCCGGCGTCGCCTGCACGTCCGCGCGCATCCCGCCCGCACCCGCGGCCACGAGCACGCCCGCGGGTGAGCCGGTCGGCACGCTTGATTTCACCGTCTTCGAGAACGCCTACAACCTGCTGCTCAACCGCGCGGTCGAGCGGCCGGCGCCGAACACGCTGCTCAACGCCGCCTGGCGTGGCCTGCTGGACGAGGGCGGCAAGCAGGGCCTGCAAACGGCGAAGGCCGCCGCGCCCGCGCTGCACGGCGATCGAACCGCCGACCTCGCCGCGATCGAGGACGCCTTCGGCAAGCTGAAGGTCACGCGCGGCCACACGCTCGACACCGCAAAAATCAATTACGCTGCCGCCTCGGCGATGGCCGAGTCCCTGGACGACTCGCACACGACGTTTCTTTCGCCCGACCAGTTCGCCACGCAGAACAGGCGCGAAGCCGGCAACCTCGGCACCACGACGGGTATCCGTATCGAGCGCGTGACCGAGCGGCCGCCGCTGGTGCTTGAAGTGGCGCCCGGCTCGGCCGCCGATCGCGCCGGCCTGCAAGCCGGCGACTCCGTGCTCGCGATCGACGGCAGCAAGATCGGCAGTTTCACCCCGCGCGAGGCGAGCCGCGCCCTGGATGGCCCGGACGGCAGCACGCTCACGCTCGACGTGCGCCGCCCCGGCCGCGCCGACCGGCGCATCACGATCACGCGCCAGACGATCTCGCTCGACCTGGTGCGCAGCAAGCAGTTGCCCGGCAACGTCGGCTACATCCGCATTCGCGAGTTCCCCACCCAGGTGCCGATCCAGCTCCAGGTGAAGCAGGCGCTGGGCGACTTCGACGATGCGCAGACAGGCGGCGTGATCGTCGATCTGCGCGGCAACCCCGGCGGCTCGCTCGGTGACCTGCAAGAGGTGCTCTCGCTCTTCGTCTCGCAAAGTCCGCTTTCCTACCTGGTCAATCCCGGCGGCAGCCGTACGATGCCGATCCCGCGCGCGAACGAGCGCTTCACCTTTGATCAGAAGCTCGTGGTGCTGGTCGATGGCGGCAGCGCCTCGTCGTCCGAGCTGTTCGCCTCGGCGGTGCAGCAGTATCACGATGGCCTGATCGTGGGTGCGAAGAGCTGCGGCTGCCTGATGGCGGCGCAGTTCTTCCCGCTGGCCGATCAGAAGGCCGGCATGGAAGTCGCGGTGCAGGGCGTGCTCTCACCGGTGAGCAAGCAATCGCTGGAAAAGGTCGGCATTACGCCCGATCGCGCGGTCGATTCGGATGCCCGTGCCCTGGCTGACGGCCGCGACCCCCAGCTTGAAGCGGCGTTGGAGGCGCTGGGCGTGGAGGCCGGCGTTGCGCGCACCGCCAACAAGACGCTGGCGCAGGCGGATCAGTAG
- a CDS encoding alpha/beta fold hydrolase has product MTTASIVDDRVRDLFFRYDREMPLEAEARVVAEENGVRSTRFAISSTHGERVTGLLWQPAAAAGPLPAILMQHGAGSRKEDDYIRLAALRWAREGFACIAIDASGHGEREPRPRDPQAIWQLPWTRRDHAVQMCVDLQRTVDYLATRPEIDLGRPGFIGFSMGTINGVPFVARDERVKAAVFCIGGATLSGFRDLPDDPPRIEAMRLALEIVDPSHFAGKIAPRPVLCINGRRDETVPPAAAQILFDALGEPKRIVWYDGGHTDMRGPEFKEAWQFLRESL; this is encoded by the coding sequence ATGACCACCGCCAGCATCGTCGACGACCGCGTGCGCGACCTCTTCTTCCGCTACGACCGCGAGATGCCGCTGGAGGCCGAAGCGCGCGTCGTTGCCGAGGAGAACGGCGTCCGTAGTACGCGCTTCGCCATCTCCAGCACGCACGGCGAGCGCGTAACCGGTCTGCTCTGGCAGCCCGCGGCGGCCGCCGGGCCGCTGCCCGCGATCCTGATGCAGCACGGCGCCGGCAGCCGCAAAGAGGATGACTACATCCGCCTGGCGGCGCTGCGCTGGGCGCGCGAAGGCTTCGCCTGCATCGCGATCGACGCCAGCGGCCACGGCGAGCGCGAACCCCGCCCGCGCGACCCGCAGGCGATCTGGCAACTCCCCTGGACGCGGCGCGACCACGCCGTGCAGATGTGCGTGGATCTGCAACGCACCGTGGATTACCTCGCCACGCGGCCGGAGATCGACCTGGGCCGGCCCGGCTTCATCGGCTTCAGCATGGGCACGATCAACGGCGTGCCCTTCGTCGCCCGCGACGAGCGCGTGAAGGCCGCCGTCTTCTGCATCGGCGGCGCCACGCTGAGCGGCTTCCGCGACCTGCCCGACGATCCGCCGCGCATCGAAGCGATGCGGCTGGCGCTGGAGATCGTCGATCCCAGCCACTTCGCGGGGAAGATCGCGCCGCGGCCGGTGCTCTGCATCAACGGCCGGCGCGACGAGACCGTGCCGCCCGCCGCGGCGCAGATCCTCTTCGACGCGTTGGGCGAGCCGAAACGGATCGTCTGGTACGACGGCGGCCACACCGACATGCGCGGCCCCGAGTTCAAGGAGGCCTGGCAATTCCTGCGCGAATCGCTGTGA
- a CDS encoding acetylxylan esterase codes for MGLSPEQRRLLFRYDRDASLDASEPVTSCAAGVRSERFAYFSAHGQRVPAVLYRPAAAAAPRPLLLIGHGAGASKDEPLMRQLFEHWAGEGFACLCIDAPFHGERGQHISDPTVVLRQPFRGLEFVTQYVVDTMRAVDWAETRPDLDTARIGYAGFSMGSILGVPFVAMEPRVRTAVFALGGAGLLHFFALQAPAERRHDAETVADACDPLHYAPLIAPRPVLMVNGTQDAIIPPVLGHALFSALKEPRRAIWYEGGHGDIPRDDIDEMRRFLLETLRPD; via the coding sequence ATGGGACTCTCGCCCGAGCAGCGGCGCCTGCTCTTTCGCTACGACCGTGATGCGTCCCTCGACGCGAGCGAGCCGGTCACCTCTTGCGCCGCTGGCGTACGCAGCGAGCGCTTCGCCTACTTCAGCGCCCACGGCCAGCGCGTGCCCGCCGTCCTTTACCGTCCCGCCGCGGCAGCGGCGCCGCGGCCGCTGCTCCTGATCGGCCACGGCGCCGGCGCCAGCAAAGACGAGCCGCTGATGCGCCAGCTCTTCGAGCACTGGGCCGGCGAGGGCTTCGCCTGCCTCTGCATCGACGCGCCCTTTCACGGCGAGCGCGGCCAGCACATCTCCGACCCCACCGTCGTGCTGCGCCAGCCCTTCCGCGGCCTCGAATTCGTCACGCAGTACGTGGTCGATACGATGCGCGCCGTCGACTGGGCCGAGACGCGGCCCGACCTGGACACGGCCCGCATCGGCTACGCCGGCTTCAGCATGGGCAGCATCCTCGGCGTGCCTTTTGTGGCGATGGAGCCGCGCGTGCGCACCGCCGTCTTTGCGCTGGGCGGCGCCGGCTTGCTGCACTTCTTCGCCCTGCAGGCGCCGGCCGAGCGCCGCCATGATGCCGAAACCGTGGCCGACGCCTGCGACCCACTGCATTACGCGCCGCTGATCGCGCCGCGGCCGGTGCTGATGGTGAACGGCACACAGGACGCGATCATCCCACCCGTGCTCGGCCACGCGCTGTTCAGCGCGCTGAAGGAGCCGCGCCGCGCCATCTGGTACGAGGGCGGCCACGGCGACATTCCCCGCGACGACATCGACGAGATGCGCCGCTTCCTGCTCGAAACGCTGCGCCCTGATTAG
- a CDS encoding PhzF family phenazine biosynthesis protein, with translation MREIPLRIVDAFTDRPFAGNPAGVVLDAEGLDEATMQAIAREVNLSETAFVTPSQRADFRVRFFTPTTEIPLAGHPTIATMHALVEAGRIQLGGPRTRVTQELNVGVLPVDLEADAGGRLTRIWMTQKPPEFLRIYDAAPYAEALGIPIAGIEPDFPVQTVSTGTPQLMFPVRSLHVLERLRPDFTALTALQAEGDYFSLHVFAPEGYAPEAKAHARHFAPAAGIAEDPVTGSASGGMGAYLVRYGLVQTPSFMTEQGHIVGRPGTIYIEVDGEDEQITGVRVGGRAVTVTTGTMRIP, from the coding sequence ATGCGCGAGATTCCGCTTCGTATCGTCGATGCCTTCACCGACCGGCCGTTCGCCGGCAACCCGGCGGGCGTGGTGCTCGACGCCGAGGGGCTGGACGAGGCGACCATGCAGGCGATCGCCCGCGAGGTGAACCTCTCCGAGACGGCCTTCGTCACGCCCTCGCAGCGGGCCGACTTCCGCGTGCGCTTCTTCACGCCGACGACGGAGATTCCGCTCGCCGGCCACCCCACGATCGCCACGATGCACGCGCTGGTCGAGGCCGGGCGCATCCAGCTCGGCGGCCCGCGCACGCGCGTGACGCAGGAGCTGAACGTCGGCGTGCTGCCGGTGGACCTGGAAGCCGATGCCGGCGGCCGCCTGACGCGCATCTGGATGACGCAGAAGCCGCCCGAGTTCCTGCGGATATACGACGCGGCGCCCTACGCCGAAGCGCTCGGCATTCCCATCGCCGGCATCGAGCCGGACTTCCCGGTGCAAACGGTGAGCACCGGCACGCCGCAGCTCATGTTCCCGGTGCGCAGCCTGCACGTGCTGGAGCGGCTGCGGCCCGACTTCACGGCGCTGACCGCGCTGCAGGCGGAGGGCGATTACTTCAGCCTGCACGTCTTCGCGCCGGAGGGCTACGCGCCGGAAGCGAAGGCGCACGCCCGCCACTTCGCGCCCGCGGCCGGCATCGCCGAAGACCCGGTGACCGGCTCGGCCAGCGGCGGCATGGGCGCCTATCTGGTGCGCTACGGCCTGGTGCAGACGCCGAGCTTCATGACGGAGCAGGGTCACATCGTCGGCCGGCCGGGCACGATCTACATCGAAGTAGACGGCGAAGACGAGCAGATCACGGGCGTGCGCGTGGGCGGCCGGGCCGTGACCGTGACCACCGGCACAATGCGGATTCCGTGA
- a CDS encoding error-prone DNA polymerase, giving the protein MTYAELHLHTSHSLLDGASLPEEMVARAAELGYSALAITDHDGLYGVMPFYNEARDAGIKPIVGVELTVREQGTGNREQEGDSRTANAPAVPHAAAGTAGEHNGSAPPTPVTCHLSPVTCSLSSTHVTLLARDQTGYSNLCRLITTAHMRQTENNKGDPAIDFATLAAHHAGLICLSGCRNGEISQHLLAGRRQDALAAAQRYASAFGPDSFYVELQHNLCREDDALIRAQVELAGHLGLGYVATGNAHYHLPERHKLQDVLVSIRHRATLDDSHHLRRPNADFYLKSPAEMAARFAAYPLAVANSLRIADACNARLDFSAYRFPDYEAPNGLSTDEFLEQLCREGAQRKYGHCSGEVEEKLRYELNLIRKHGLAGYFLIVWDLIDFARKNRIPAQGRGSAANSIIAFVLDLTRVDPIRHRLFVGRFLNEELQTVPDIDIDFSREHREQVIQYLYEKYGRDHAALVCTVVTFQARNAVREVGKALGLPPDDLDRVARHLHHQSAKGLEAEIARIPGMEAKAHAPIWRELAELCEAVADFPRHLSQHVGGMVISSCPLAELVPLEKARMPGRGVTQWDKDGVGDAGLIKIDLLSLGMLALIDEAVELVDEARGLCVDLEHVPLDNADVYDTLSSADTLGIFQVESRAQMQSLPRSQPRNFLDIVAQVAIIRPGPLQGNMVHPYLRRRRGQEEVSYAHPKLEPVLEETLGVILYQEQCIRVAIEVAGFSAGEADQLRRAMSRKRSAEAMAKLQARFFAGCGANGVGAATAAEIWQMLQGFAQFGFCKSHAAAFAWITYQSAWLRLYYREEFYAALLNNQPMGFYSPEVVLNDAKRHGVEVLPVDVNASRDRCTIERGGLRLGFRYVEGLGETQRERLDAARLAGEYRSLGDFCRRTGLAREAVENLIAIGAFDAFGLERRELLWQLGLIYRPEVHHAATRRRRPTAAEAVARRLLTPSQRRPKAPPPLRPLQEALPLPIEQDMAPLRPMTPREQAEADYAISGLSARWHWLEFFRPYLTDDVVSSLQLERLPDGTKLRLAGLVVCRQKPGTAKGFMFVTLEDEWGLSNVIVKPAVYERYRTLWRLEPLIVVAGELQRRDGTINVMAHTIAPLPVGEEPEAPTVPESHDFS; this is encoded by the coding sequence ATGACGTACGCCGAGCTGCACCTGCATACGAGCCATTCGCTGCTCGACGGCGCCTCGCTGCCGGAGGAGATGGTGGCGCGCGCCGCCGAGCTGGGCTACTCCGCGCTCGCCATCACCGACCACGACGGCCTCTACGGCGTGATGCCCTTCTACAACGAGGCGCGCGACGCTGGCATCAAGCCGATCGTCGGCGTCGAGCTGACCGTTAGGGAACAGGGAACAGGGAACAGGGAACAGGAGGGCGATTCGAGGACCGCAAACGCTCCCGCCGTCCCCCATGCCGCTGCTGGCACCGCCGGGGAACATAACGGCTCCGCTCCACCAACTCCTGTCACCTGTCACCTGTCCCCTGTCACCTGTTCCCTGTCCTCTACGCACGTGACCCTGCTGGCTCGCGACCAGACGGGCTACAGCAACCTCTGCCGGCTGATCACCACGGCGCACATGCGGCAAACAGAGAATAACAAGGGCGACCCGGCGATCGACTTCGCCACGCTGGCCGCGCACCACGCCGGGCTGATCTGCCTCTCCGGCTGCCGCAACGGCGAGATCAGCCAGCACCTGCTCGCCGGACGGCGTCAAGACGCGCTGGCCGCCGCGCAGCGCTACGCCAGCGCCTTCGGCCCCGACAGCTTTTATGTCGAGCTGCAGCACAACCTCTGCCGCGAGGACGACGCCTTGATCCGCGCCCAGGTCGAGCTGGCCGGCCATCTCGGCCTGGGCTACGTCGCCACCGGCAACGCGCACTACCACCTGCCCGAGCGGCACAAGTTGCAGGATGTGCTCGTCAGCATCCGCCACCGCGCCACGCTGGACGACTCGCACCACCTGCGCCGGCCCAACGCCGACTTCTATCTCAAGTCGCCCGCCGAGATGGCGGCGCGCTTCGCCGCCTACCCGCTCGCCGTCGCCAACAGCCTGCGCATCGCCGACGCCTGCAACGCCAGGCTCGACTTCAGCGCGTATCGGTTCCCCGACTACGAGGCGCCGAACGGCCTCTCCACGGACGAGTTCCTCGAACAGCTCTGCCGCGAGGGGGCGCAGCGCAAGTACGGCCACTGCAGCGGCGAGGTCGAGGAGAAGCTGCGCTACGAGCTGAACCTGATCCGCAAGCACGGGCTCGCCGGCTACTTCCTCATCGTCTGGGACCTGATCGACTTCGCGCGGAAAAACCGCATTCCTGCGCAGGGGCGTGGCTCGGCCGCCAACTCGATCATCGCCTTCGTGCTCGACCTCACCCGCGTCGACCCGATCCGCCACCGGCTCTTCGTCGGCCGCTTTCTCAACGAAGAGCTGCAAACCGTGCCCGACATCGACATCGACTTCTCGCGCGAGCACCGCGAGCAGGTGATCCAGTACCTCTATGAGAAGTACGGCCGCGACCACGCCGCGCTGGTCTGCACCGTCGTCACCTTCCAGGCGCGCAACGCCGTGCGCGAGGTCGGCAAGGCGCTCGGCCTGCCGCCGGACGACCTGGACCGCGTGGCGCGGCACCTGCACCACCAGAGCGCCAAAGGGCTCGAAGCCGAGATCGCCCGCATCCCCGGCATGGAGGCGAAGGCGCACGCGCCGATCTGGCGCGAGCTGGCCGAGCTGTGCGAGGCCGTGGCCGACTTCCCGCGGCACCTTTCGCAGCACGTGGGCGGCATGGTGATCTCCTCCTGTCCGCTGGCCGAGCTGGTGCCACTGGAGAAGGCGCGCATGCCCGGCCGCGGGGTCACGCAGTGGGATAAGGACGGCGTGGGCGACGCAGGGCTGATCAAGATCGACCTGCTCAGCCTGGGCATGCTGGCGCTGATCGACGAGGCGGTCGAGCTGGTGGACGAGGCGCGCGGCCTGTGCGTGGACCTTGAGCACGTGCCGCTGGACAACGCCGACGTCTACGACACGCTCAGCAGCGCCGACACGCTCGGCATCTTCCAGGTGGAGAGCCGGGCGCAGATGCAGTCGCTGCCGCGATCGCAGCCGCGCAACTTTCTCGACATCGTGGCGCAGGTGGCGATCATCCGCCCCGGCCCGCTGCAGGGCAACATGGTGCATCCCTACCTGCGGCGGCGGCGCGGCCAGGAGGAGGTGAGCTACGCCCACCCGAAGCTGGAGCCGGTGCTGGAGGAGACACTGGGCGTGATCCTCTATCAAGAGCAGTGCATCCGCGTGGCGATCGAGGTCGCCGGCTTCAGCGCGGGCGAGGCCGACCAGCTGCGCCGCGCCATGAGCCGCAAGCGTTCGGCCGAGGCGATGGCGAAGCTGCAGGCGCGCTTCTTCGCGGGCTGCGGCGCCAACGGCGTGGGCGCGGCGACGGCGGCCGAGATCTGGCAGATGCTGCAGGGCTTCGCGCAGTTCGGCTTCTGCAAGAGCCACGCCGCCGCCTTCGCCTGGATCACGTATCAGTCGGCCTGGCTGCGGCTCTACTACCGCGAGGAGTTCTACGCCGCACTGCTCAACAACCAGCCGATGGGCTTCTACTCGCCCGAAGTGGTGCTGAACGATGCGAAGCGGCACGGCGTCGAGGTGCTGCCGGTGGACGTGAACGCCAGCCGCGACCGCTGCACGATCGAGCGCGGCGGCCTGCGGCTCGGCTTCCGCTACGTCGAGGGGCTGGGCGAGACGCAGCGCGAGCGGCTGGACGCGGCGCGGCTTGCGGGCGAGTACCGCTCGCTGGGCGACTTCTGCCGGCGTACGGGCCTGGCGCGCGAGGCGGTGGAGAACCTGATCGCGATCGGCGCCTTCGACGCCTTCGGCCTGGAGCGCCGCGAGCTGCTCTGGCAGCTCGGCCTGATCTACCGGCCGGAAGTGCACCACGCCGCCACACGCCGCCGCCGGCCCACGGCGGCGGAGGCCGTGGCGCGCCGCCTGCTGACGCCGTCGCAGCGCCGGCCGAAGGCGCCGCCGCCGTTGCGGCCGTTGCAGGAGGCGCTGCCGCTGCCGATCGAGCAGGACATGGCGCCGCTGCGGCCGATGACGCCGCGCGAGCAGGCCGAGGCCGACTACGCGATCAGCGGCCTCTCGGCGCGCTGGCACTGGCTGGAGTTCTTCCGTCCGTACCTGACCGATGACGTGGTCAGCAGCCTGCAGCTGGAGCGGCTGCCGGACGGCACGAAGCTGCGCCTGGCGGGGCTGGTCGTCTGCCGGCAGAAGCCGGGCACGGCGAAGGGCTTCATGTTCGTAACGCTGGAAGACGAATGGGGCCTGAGCAACGTGATCGTGAAGCCGGCGGTGTACGAACGCTACCGCACGCTGTGGCGGCTGGAGCCGCTGATCGTCGTCGCCGGCGAGCTGCAGCGCCGCGACGGCACGATCAACGTGATGGCGCACACGATCGCGCCGCTGCCGGTGGGCGAGGAGCCAGAAGCGCCGACCGTGCCGGAGTCGCACGACTTCAGCTAA
- a CDS encoding DUF4160 domain-containing protein, translating to MPAVLRFGPYSVYVYAERGGRHHGAHCHVRWAEHEASVALPEIEPMHGAKLPGSVLMVLRDHVDVLNNAWIALNEQKER from the coding sequence ATGCCCGCCGTGCTGCGCTTCGGTCCATACAGCGTGTACGTGTATGCCGAGCGCGGCGGGCGGCATCATGGAGCGCACTGCCACGTGCGCTGGGCGGAGCACGAGGCCTCGGTTGCCTTGCCGGAGATCGAACCGATGCACGGCGCAAAGCTGCCAGGAAGTGTGCTCATGGTACTGCGCGATCATGTGGATGTCCTGAATAATGCCTGGATCGCGTTGAACGAGCAGAAGGAGCGGTAA
- a CDS encoding helix-turn-helix transcriptional regulator, with product MARWTSQGYRRIVRADEHDGMLTVGFADGTCATLPLASLLPAGAPYQAASQPTHTNYEVILKAVAGEIAIPWDEIRILTDAEFSQQMARDAERRARRIGVRIRELRRERGLTIRELAQRASISPVSLSRIENGRHDVVLTTLARILAAMGRSLRDLVTPGGLDEAEDDTCDAPDVKPGVTVLANRASDRQQ from the coding sequence ATGGCACGCTGGACATCGCAAGGCTACCGGCGGATCGTCCGCGCCGACGAGCACGATGGCATGCTGACGGTTGGCTTTGCGGACGGCACCTGCGCCACGCTGCCGCTAGCCAGTCTCTTACCGGCCGGCGCGCCGTATCAGGCGGCGAGCCAGCCGACGCACACCAACTATGAAGTCATCCTCAAGGCAGTTGCAGGCGAAATCGCCATCCCATGGGATGAGATCCGCATCCTCACTGACGCCGAGTTTAGCCAGCAAATGGCACGCGACGCCGAGCGGCGCGCTCGGCGAATAGGCGTGCGTATCCGCGAGCTACGCCGCGAGCGCGGCCTGACTATCCGCGAGTTGGCCCAGCGAGCCAGCATCTCGCCGGTCAGCCTCTCGCGGATCGAAAACGGCCGGCACGACGTCGTGCTCACGACCCTCGCTCGCATCCTCGCCGCAATGGGCCGCTCACTGCGCGATCTGGTCACTCCAGGTGGGCTTGATGAAGCTGAAGACGATACCTGTGATGCGCCGGACGTTAAGCCCGGCGTGACAGTCCTCGCGAATCGAGCGAGCGACCGCCAGCAATGA
- a CDS encoding NAD(P)/FAD-dependent oxidoreductase — MSRELFDLTIIGAGPTGLFAAFYAGLRGMKTKLLEALPEPGGQLAVLYPEKFIYDVPGHPKILAQDLVTQLLAQCELFQPEFCFEQRIDTLTRADVDGEEVWRLGTPVDAHFTRTVVISAGIGAFSPNKIDRAHVEDFEGRGVFYFVKDKRPFRNQRILIVGGGDTAVDWCLNLKDWAKEITLIHRRDQFRAHEASLTALRMSGIPMLTFWELKRVYGEGRVQGATIFENRTGEERELEVDAVLINIGFKAALGPIESWGVQLADARHIRVDGFMETNLPGVFAAGDIAAQEGSEPLNLIVTGFAQAAIAANAAKRAVDPHSRLFPGHSSELKL; from the coding sequence ATGAGCCGTGAACTGTTTGATCTGACGATCATCGGCGCGGGGCCGACGGGCCTGTTCGCCGCCTTCTACGCCGGCCTGCGCGGCATGAAAACCAAGCTGCTGGAGGCGCTGCCCGAGCCGGGCGGCCAGCTCGCCGTGCTCTACCCGGAAAAGTTCATCTACGACGTGCCCGGCCATCCCAAGATCCTGGCGCAGGACCTGGTGACGCAACTGCTGGCGCAGTGCGAGCTGTTCCAGCCCGAGTTCTGCTTCGAGCAGCGCATCGACACGCTCACTCGTGCCGACGTCGACGGGGAAGAGGTCTGGCGGCTGGGCACGCCGGTTGACGCGCATTTTACGCGCACCGTGGTGATCTCCGCGGGCATCGGCGCCTTCTCGCCGAACAAGATCGACCGCGCCCACGTCGAGGACTTCGAGGGCCGCGGCGTCTTCTACTTCGTCAAAGATAAGCGGCCGTTCCGCAACCAGCGCATCCTGATCGTCGGCGGCGGCGATACGGCGGTGGACTGGTGTCTGAACCTGAAGGACTGGGCGAAGGAGATCACGCTGATTCACCGCCGCGACCAGTTCCGCGCGCACGAGGCGAGCCTGACCGCGCTGCGCATGAGCGGCATCCCCATGCTCACCTTCTGGGAGCTGAAGCGGGTCTACGGCGAGGGCCGCGTGCAGGGCGCGACGATCTTCGAGAATCGCACGGGCGAGGAGCGCGAGCTGGAGGTCGATGCCGTGCTGATTAACATCGGCTTCAAGGCGGCGCTGGGGCCGATCGAGTCCTGGGGTGTGCAGCTTGCGGACGCGCGGCACATCCGCGTCGACGGCTTCATGGAGACGAACCTGCCCGGCGTCTTCGCCGCAGGCGACATCGCCGCGCAGGAAGGCTCGGAGCCGCTGAACCTGATCGTTACCGGCTTCGCCCAGGCCGCGATCGCTGCCAACGCCGCCAAGCGCGCGGTCGACCCGCACTCGCGCCTCTTCCCCGGCCACTCAAGCGAGCTGAAGCTGTAG